A genomic window from Bacteroidota bacterium includes:
- a CDS encoding DUF481 domain-containing protein produces MKNLILFALLLFSLNASTQVINIEDKRIKTDTVGWAGSGEAAMYLNKNNDFVLSFNTDIHIQYKNKKSLFLLLTDVASVQVNETQSFVNSGFQHFRYNYKIRDRFVWEAFIQGQYNEPLAIDYRILVGTGPRFKLIGTDKFRLYTAALYMNENEKNADIVTVQNNHRLSSYVSFTLSPNDQFSLVSTTYFQPLFNDFSDRRISTSFDLKSFLTKKLYLDLNYNLLDDSRPAEGVVNTIYEMTAGIGLEF; encoded by the coding sequence ATGAAAAACCTAATCTTATTCGCATTACTGTTGTTCAGTTTAAATGCATCTACACAGGTTATCAATATCGAAGATAAGCGTATAAAGACCGATACAGTTGGGTGGGCCGGGAGTGGCGAAGCGGCTATGTATCTGAATAAAAACAATGATTTTGTTTTGTCGTTTAATACGGATATTCATATCCAGTATAAAAATAAAAAGAGTTTGTTTTTATTACTTACCGATGTAGCCAGTGTGCAGGTAAATGAGACGCAGAGTTTTGTGAATTCAGGGTTCCAACATTTTCGGTATAATTATAAAATCCGCGACCGCTTTGTTTGGGAGGCGTTTATTCAAGGTCAGTATAATGAACCTCTGGCAATAGATTACCGGATTTTAGTAGGAACGGGTCCGCGCTTTAAATTAATTGGTACTGACAAATTCAGATTATATACTGCTGCTTTATATATGAATGAAAATGAAAAGAACGCCGACATTGTGACCGTTCAAAATAATCACCGCCTGAGCAGTTATGTTTCTTTTACTTTATCGCCTAACGATCAGTTTTCGCTGGTTAGTACAACATATTTTCAACCATTGTTCAACGATTTTTCTGATAGAAGAATTTCTACCAGTTTCGATTTAAAAAGTTTCCTCACCAAAAAATTATATCTTGACTTAAATTATAATTTACTGGACGATTCTCGACCTGCGGAAGGTGTGGTAAATACCATTTATGAGATGACTGCCGGAATTGGATTGGAATTTTAA